A genomic window from Solanum stenotomum isolate F172 chromosome 10, ASM1918654v1, whole genome shotgun sequence includes:
- the LOC125841531 gene encoding UDP-N-acetylmuramoyl-L-alanyl-D-glutamate--2,6-diaminopimelate ligase MurE homolog, chloroplastic, translating into MPFTLLSPPPLPSLLHHTPPPLQFKPFISLHHLRLKHPTLTTVSAIGADGKYYPTSSDDDPPEAPEDSMHGVNKFQQIQREAAKARKQQEELFKKEQSIFVNALADVEDAPDNPLVNDNDSGDDLFGEIDKAIALKRKEFVKQGLLKPNPKKSALVEVEVEGIDELLPEEVVDLEEISELTGLTEISEGEESEEERSDFEVSDDVVKAEFSDLSSFDIDFDEYGKAKPRIAEPKFRMSLAELLDESRVVPVSVYGDLEVEISGIQHDSRLVESGDLFVCCVGMKTDGHLYLSEADKRGAVAVVASKEIDIEETLGCKALVIVEDTNAVLAVLAASFYRHPSKSMSVIGVAGTNGKTTTSYLIKAMYGAMGLRTGMLSTVGYYIYGDNKLESPHTTPDAVLVQKLMAKMVHNGTEALVMEASSHGLALGRCDEVDFDIAVFTNLTRDHLDFHGTEEEYRDAKAKLFARMVDPARHRKIVNIDDPNAAFFVSQGNPDVPVVTFAMDNKSADVHPLKFQLSLFETQVLVNTPQGILEISSGLLGRHNIYNILAAVAVGIAVGAPLEDIVKGIEEVDAVPGRCELIDEEQAFGVIVDYAHTPDALSRLLDYVRELGPRRVITVFGCAGESDRGKRPIMAKIATDKSDVTILTSDNPKTEDPLDILDDMLAGVGWTMQDYLKYGENDYYPPLPNGHRLFVHDIRRVAVRCGVAMGEEGDIVVVAGKGHEAFQIEGEKREFFDDREECREALQYVDELHQAGIDTSEFPWRLPESH; encoded by the exons ATGCCGTTCACCCTCCTCTCTCCTCCACCTTTACCTTCACTTCTCCACCATACCCCACCACCCCTCCAATTCAAACCCTTCATTTCCCTCCACCATCTCCGCCTCAAGCACCCCACCCTCACCACCGTTTCTGCCATCGGCGCCGATGGGAAGTACTACCCAACCTCCTCAGATGATGACCCACCTGAAGCACCGGAAGATTCAATGCATGGTGTGAACAAATTTCAGCAAATTCAACGGGAAGCAGCTAAAGCAAGAAAACAACAAGAAGAGCTTTTCAAGAAAGAACAGTCCATTTTCGTGAATGCATTAGCTGATGTTGAAGATGCACCTGATAACCCTCttgtgaatgataatgacaGTGGGGATGATTTGTTTGGTGAAATTGATAAAGCTATTgctttgaaaagaaaagagtttGTAAAACAGGGGCTTTTAAAGCCTAACCCCAAGAAATCAGCTTTAGTTGAGGTTGAAGTTGAAGGTATAGATGAGTTATTGCCTGAAGAAGTTGTTGATTTGGAGGAAATTAGTGAGCTTACTGGATTGACTGAAATTTCGGAAGGCgaagaaagtgaagaagaaaggTCTGATTTTGAGGTAAGTGATGATGTGGTTAAAGCTGAATTTTCAGATTTATCTTCATTTGATATTGACTTTGATGAGTATGGTAAAGCAAAGCCAAGAATTGCAGAACCCAAGTTTAGAATGAGTTTAGCTGAGCTTTTAGATGAGAGTAGAGTAGTGCCAGTATCAGTTTATGGAGATTTAGAGGTGGAAATTAGTGGTATACAACACGATTCGCGGTTGGTTGAGAGTGGTGATTTGTTTGTGTGTTGTGTTGGGATGAAAACTGATGGACATTTATATTTATCTGAGGCTGATAAGAGAGGGGCTGTTGCTGTTGTAGCTAGTAAAGAGATTGATATTGAGGAAACTTTGGGGTGTAAAGCGTTAGTCATTGTGGAGGACACAAATGCAGTGCTTGCTGTGTTAGCTGCTTCGTTTTATAGGCATCCGTCTAAAAGTATGTCCGTGATTGGGGTTGCAGGAACTAATGGAAAGACTACAACTTCTTACTTAATAAAGGCAATGTATGGAGCAATGGGGTTGAGGACGGGCATGTTGAGTACAGTAGGGTATTATATATATGGGGATAACAAGTTAGAGTCCCCTCATACAACCCCTGATGCAGTTTTGGTTCAGAAACTGATGGCAAAGATGGTTCATAATGGGACTGAGGCATTGGTTATGGAGGCTTCTTCTCATGGATTGGCATTAGGTCGGTGTGATGAGGTTGATTTTGACATTGCAGTTTTTACCAACTTGACGCGGGATCACTTAGATTTTCATGGGACTGAAGAGGAGTATAGGGATGCTAAGGCTAAGTTGTTTGCTAGGATGGTGGACCCAGCACGGCACCGCAAGATTGTGAATATTGATGACCCTAATGCAGCTTTCTTTGTTTCACAAGGAAACCCAGATGTGCCTGTTGTGACTTTTGCAATGGACAATAAGAGTGCTGATGTTCATCCTTTAAAGTTTCAGTTATCTCTCTTTGAGACTCAAGTGCTGGTCAACACACCTCAAGGCATATTGGAAATATCTTCTGGTTTGCTTGGAAGGCATAACATCTATAACATTCTTGCAGCAGTTGCTGTTGGAATTGCGGTTGGGGCACCTTTGGAGGACATTGTCAAAGGTATTGAAGAGGTTGATGCAGTCCCTGGTCGATGTGAGCTGATAGATGAGGAACAGGCATTCGGAGTAATTGTAGACTATGCTCATACCCCTGATGCTTTATCAAGACTACTTGATTACGTGAGAGAGCTTGGCCCTAGGAGGGTTATAACTG TTTTTGGTTGTGCTGGAGAGAGCGACAGAGGGAAGAGACCCATAATGGCAAAGATAGCAACAGATAAAAGTGATGTGACAATTCTGACATCTGACAATCCAAAGACTGAGGATCCTT TGGACATCTTGGATGATATGTTGGCTGGTGTAGGATGGACTATGCAGGACTACTTGAAATACGGAGAGAATGATTATTACCCCCCTCTCCCCAACGGCCATAGACTCTTCGTACATGATATCAGACGTGTCGCTGTGCGCTGTGGTGTTGCCATGGGTGAGGAAGGTGATATAGTT GTGGTTGCTGGCAAAGGCCATGAAGCATTCCAAATAGAAGGTGAGAAGAGAGAATTTTTTGATGATCGAGAGGAATGTAGAGAAGCTTTACAGTATGTTGATGAACTTCACCAAGCTGGAATTGACACAAGTGAATTCCCATGGCG GTTACCAGAGAGTCACTGA
- the LOC125841458 gene encoding signal peptide peptidase-like 2, producing MDFLRITSVIFICGVLLKFPAKVTAGDIVHDDDLAPKKPGCENDFVLVKVQTWINGEEDAEFVGVGARFGTTIVSKEKNAQQTPLTLSDPRDCCKPPRKKLSGEVVMVDRGHCKFTTKANNAEAAGASAILIVNNQKELYKMVCDPGETDLDIHIPAVMLPQDAGITLNKMLLNGSSVTVQLYSPKRPVVDIAEVFLWLMAVGTILCGSYWSAWSAREAAIEQDKLLKDASEKELPNFGTGDSSTVMDINMISAVLFVVVASCFLIVLYKLMRFTWFFEILVVLFCIGGVEGLQTCLVALLARWFKRTGQLYIKVPIFGAVSYLTLAVSPFCITFAVVWAVYRNSSFGWIGQDILGIALIITVLQIVRIPNLKVGSVLLGCAFIYDIFWVFASQSLFHESVMIVVARGDKSGEDGIPMLLKIPRLFDPWGGYSIIGFGDILLPGLLVAFSLRYDWLAKKNLRAGYFLWAMIAYGLGLLITYVALNLMDGHGQPALLYIVPFTLGTFLMLGRKRGDLKILWTKGEPERVCPHVCLESIEESNREG from the exons ATGGATTTTCTGAGAATTACTTCTGTAATTTTCATCTGTGGAGTTCTACTGAAATTTCCTGCTAAAGTTACAGCTGGTGATATTGTTCATGATGATGACTTAGCTCCCAAGAAGCCTGGTTGTGAGAATGATTTTGTGCTG GTGAAAGTTCAGACTTGGATTAATGGGGAAGAGGATGCAGAATTTGTTGGTGTTGGTGCTAGATTTGGCACTACTATTGTGTCAAAGGAGAAAAATGCACAACAAACTCCGCTTACTCTTTCTGACCCTCGGGATTGTTGCAAGCCTCCAAGGAAAAAG CTTTCTGGAGAAGTCGTCATGGTAGATCGCGGCCATTGCAAATTCACAACGAAGGCTAATAATGCTGAAGCAGCAGGGGCTTCGGCAATCCTGATAGTAAATAATCAAAAAG AACTCTACAAGATGGTTTGTGATCCTGGAGAAACTGACCTAGATATACACATACCTGCTGTTATGCTACCTCAGGATGCTGGAATAACGCTTAATAAAATGCTTTTAAATGGCTCATCAG TTACCGTGCAACTCTATTCTCCAAAACGACCAGTAGTGGACATTGCAGAAGTATTTTTGTGGCTGATGGCTGTTGGTACAATCTTGTGTGGTTCTTATTGGTCTGCTTGGAGTGCTAGAGAAGCAGCTATAGAGCAGGACAAGCTGTTGAAG GATGCTTCAGAGAAAGAGCTTCCAAATTTTGGAACTGGTGATTCAAGCACCGTGATGGATATAAACATGATATCAGCAgtcttatttgttgttgttgcttctTGCTTCTTGATTGTTTTGTATAAGTTAATGAGATTCACATGGTTCTTTGAAATCTTAGTGGTTCTCTTCTGCATCGGTGGTGTGGAG GGGCTACAAACTTGCTTAGTTGCCTTGCTAGCAAG GTGGTTTAAGCGTACGGGACAGTTATACATTAAAGTACCCATTTTTGGTGCAGTTTCTTATCTTACTTTGGCTGTTTCGCCATTCTGCATAACTTTTGCAGTGGTTTGGGCAGTGTACAGAAATTCTTCTTTTGGCTGGATAGGTCAAGACATACTT GGTATCGCACTTATAATTACAGTTCTGCAAATTGTGCGGATACCTAATCTCAAG GTTGGTTCGGTTCTTTTGGGTTGTGCCTTCATCTACGACATATTTTGGGTATTTGCTTCTCAGAGTCTCTTCCATGAAAGTGTGATGATTGTG GTAGCTCGTGGTGATAAAAGTGGAGAGGATGGTATTCCAATGCTGCTGAAGATTCCACGACTATTTGATCCATGGGGTGGTTACAGCATTATTGGCTTTGGTGACATCCTATTGCCTGGCCTGCTAGTAGCATTTTCACTTAG GTATGATTGGCTTGCAAAGAAAAATCTGCGAGCTGGTTACTTCTTGTGGGCAATGATTGCATATGGATTAG GTCTTCTTATTACATACGTAGCATTGAACTTAATGGATGGTCATGGCCAACCTGCACTTCTTTACATCGTCCCATT